ATCTCGTTTGGAGCAAAAAATTTTCAATCAAAAACGAAAAATTTTTGATTTAACTTATCATAAAATCAGTTATAATACAAATGATGACTTTTTAGAAAAGAAAATCCAACAAAAATTGCTTTTCTTACAAAAAAAAGTAAAAAAAATAGAAAATTGAAAAGAAGAAAAAGCATTATTAAATTTTTATTGAATTGCAAGCATTTTAATTTTAATTTCAATTACTATGATTACAATTTATGTTGTATTGTTTAGTTCTTCGATTGATTTTAGCCAATCTCGTTTTATTTCAAACAAAATTTCTTTTCTAGTTCTGACACTTTTTGGCACATTTTCAATGATTATTTTTCTAATTTTTGCAAGATTTATTAAATTTTTCCGAAAAAATGAAAGGTATTTAACAATTGTGCCGATTATTGTTTTCTCTGCATTGCAAGAACCAATTACAAACATTATTGCTGCAAAAGGTGATGTTCAATCTGGAGCGCTTATCAATTTTGACACTGCTTTTTTAACCCATATAATAACATCTCCAGTAAAAATTTGAATCAATTTATCCGTAATTTATTTTACCGCAAAAGCAGTTGTGCCTCTTGTTTATAAAAAATTTGCCTATTCCATTAATTAATTAAATAAAATATTGATAATATGAATAATTTTTATGAGGAAAAAAATAAAAAACTTATTTTTCATAATATAAAAAATAAGTACTGAAATTATTTCAGTCTTGAATTAGATGCTAGTCAATGTAGTTTTATTTACTCATCTGATCAAAACTTTTTTAGTGAATTTAGAAAAATTCTTGAAAAGGAAAACAGTTATAACGGATTTATTCTTGAAGATAATAAACCTTATGAATATGGCAAAAACACTTGTTTTTCCGATTTTTTAACAAAAGAAATTTTTGATAAAAACAAAAAAAAACTCGTAATTGACGTGCTTTTATCATTTTGAAAAACAGAACCTTTCAAAATTAAAACCAACACAACTAGAAAATACATTTTATATTTAACAATCAAAAATATTGATACCTTTTTAAAATATTTCGAAACAGAAATTAACTCTCTTTTAGATAATCCAAGCTGAACACTTAAATTTGTTGAATTGGTTAGAAAAATTCAAAACGAGTATCAAATTTTAAACGAAAATTTTCATAATTTATATATAAAAACTGAACTTAACCCAAATATTGAACAAAAAAATTTAAATGAAAAACTAAAATTAAGTGCCCCTTATTTGGAAAATAAATTTGATAATTTAAAATTTAATGAAATTAGCGCACAAAATGCCCTTGAAATTATCAAAAATGACATAAAAAACGTCATAAATCAACATAATTCAGTCATAAATTCTTTGGATTCTGACCCATATAAAATCAAAATTTTCATTACTGGATATAATTGTTTTCTTAGCCTAATTAAAGAAAGCGACAATTTTCGTTGACTGAGTTCTCGACAAATTTTTAAAATTTATCATAAATTTGAGCGCTGACTAGGGAAACTATTAAATCAGAAAACTATTGAAAATATTTTAAGTGTGCAAAATTTTTTCAATAAAACTTTTGCTGAAGAATTTTGAATTTTTTGAAAACAAAATTACCAGCAAAAAATCCTTGAAGAAAGAAACAAAAAAGCTCAGAAACACTTTAAAATCAAGAAAATAAACTATTTTCATAAGGAAAATCCGTATTATCAAAATCTAAAAATGAATAGCAAAGCTTTGCATCGCGCAAATATTTTGTGACAGCACGAAATAATTAAAATGGAAAAGAAAAAGCTAAAAAAGAAGTTTGAAAATTCCTTTTTCGTGAAATGGATTTGGATTGCCTCTATTGAAAATAAATTACGAAAATTAAACGAAAAGTTTACAAAAATAGAATATAAAAATTACTTTATTTTTTTAAAAGATATATTAAATGATTTAAAAAACTTTTTTTATTTCCGTAATTTAAAGAAAATTGATTTGTTTTTACAAAAAAACCAATTTCTTATTTTTTGTTTTGAAAACAAAATTAATTTTGAATTCCTTTATAAAAATTATGGTAATTTATCGCAAGATAATTTATTTTTTTTAGAAACAAAAAAAATACAAATGGGAAATTATTCCCGTTTTTTATTTGATGAAAATTCATTTTTCCTTGAAACAAATTACAAACAGAAACTTTTCCAACACTTTTTCAGTGTAGAAGAAAGTCCTGCTCAGCTTTTTATTTTTTCGCGAAGAACAATAAAACCAATCCGTGATTTTAGTATAATTTTTGTCGAAAACGGAATATTAGTCGAATACATTCGTGAAATCGACTTACCCTTAACACCAAAAACAGCTTTTGCTAAATTTTTCTACCAAAACAGCGCTTTTGACCGAACAAATTTACATTTACTTGAAACTCAGTTATACAA
The sequence above is a segment of the Mesomycoplasma flocculare ATCC 27399 genome. Coding sequences within it:
- a CDS encoding ligand-binding sensor domain-containing protein; the encoded protein is MNNFYEEKNKKLIFHNIKNKYWNYFSLELDASQCSFIYSSDQNFFSEFRKILEKENSYNGFILEDNKPYEYGKNTCFSDFLTKEIFDKNKKKLVIDVLLSFWKTEPFKIKTNTTRKYILYLTIKNIDTFLKYFETEINSLLDNPSWTLKFVELVRKIQNEYQILNENFHNLYIKTELNPNIEQKNLNEKLKLSAPYLENKFDNLKFNEISAQNALEIIKNDIKNVINQHNSVINSLDSDPYKIKIFITGYNCFLSLIKESDNFRWLSSRQIFKIYHKFERWLGKLLNQKTIENILSVQNFFNKTFAEEFWIFWKQNYQQKILEERNKKAQKHFKIKKINYFHKENPYYQNLKMNSKALHRANILWQHEIIKMEKKKLKKKFENSFFVKWIWIASIENKLRKLNEKFTKIEYKNYFIFLKDILNDLKNFFYFRNLKKIDLFLQKNQFLIFCFENKINFEFLYKNYGNLSQDNLFFLETKKIQMGNYSRFLFDENSFFLETNYKQKLFQHFFSVEESPAQLFIFSRRTIKPIRDFSIIFVENGILVEYIREIDLPLTPKTAFAKFFYQNSAFDRTNLHLLETQLYKQLQNEVFQKNSAGISNNFESFANPRTPIKNAKLEFNSDSKKFSLKKDIIVIDLL